In Thermospira aquatica, the following proteins share a genomic window:
- a CDS encoding fumarylacetoacetate hydrolase family protein translates to MKIIGIRDEKNQYFQGILEKDYVRVLNPEGEVLKELPREKIVWDVPRKPTKIVAVGLNYRRHAEEMNMPIPEEPVIFLKPPSALLPHLGTIVWTPQSKQIDYEAELAIVIGKETKNVSVKEARACILGFTAFNDVTARDLQRKDGQWTRAKSFDTFAPLGPVIDTQWWPESSTAIRLYKNGKICQDDVLGTMIFSVEELVSFISRVMTLYPGDVIATGTPSGIGPMQGGDRVSVEIEGLEPLVNTMGKPLSF, encoded by the coding sequence ATGAAAATCATTGGTATTCGTGACGAAAAGAATCAGTATTTTCAGGGCATATTGGAAAAGGATTACGTGAGAGTTTTGAATCCTGAAGGTGAAGTTTTGAAAGAACTCCCCCGGGAAAAAATAGTATGGGATGTTCCGCGTAAACCTACTAAAATTGTGGCTGTGGGCCTGAATTACCGTAGACATGCAGAAGAGATGAACATGCCTATACCGGAAGAACCGGTAATTTTTCTCAAACCCCCTTCAGCGCTTTTACCTCATCTTGGGACAATTGTCTGGACACCTCAGAGTAAGCAGATAGATTATGAAGCAGAGCTGGCCATTGTTATTGGAAAAGAAACCAAAAACGTTTCTGTTAAAGAAGCCCGAGCATGTATCTTGGGATTTACGGCTTTTAATGATGTTACCGCGAGGGATCTTCAACGAAAAGATGGGCAGTGGACACGAGCAAAGAGTTTTGATACCTTTGCACCTCTGGGACCAGTGATCGATACACAATGGTGGCCCGAGTCTTCAACTGCTATACGGCTCTACAAAAACGGCAAAATCTGTCAGGATGATGTGCTGGGAACGATGATTTTTTCTGTGGAGGAACTGGTAAGTTTCATAAGTAGGGTGATGACACTTTATCCCGGTGATGTGATTGCCACTGGTACCCCATCAGGTATTGGACCCATGCAAGGGGGAGATAGGGTTTCTGTGGAGATAGAGGGATTGGAGCCCTTGGTGAATACGATGGGAAAACCTTTGTCGTTTTAA
- the lnt gene encoding apolipoprotein N-acyltransferase — protein sequence MSRQMRLFSHLVWLGWSVAFTLCFPPFHLGYIAWVVFVPVLVLLYTHFRAQLVVAFWYSLLFFVLSLFWLSGFWAPAIVVVPFFYACILAVAFYLIGWMGHRYPRWRWLSTPVIWVGFELFRSVGFHGFPWNLLGHTQWHIPILVQTADLWGVYGLSFVIMLVNALLTEWVVYIKENGEIFSFFLEKRFFSGLLVSIFVVVLGYGSIQLARYDRYAKMLPSEKIGMIQPNIGSRDPWWENLYDYIGLMWRLNAEAALQKPDMIIWSETMIRHYLWYYLETKPTNVWYNQINLRVLNWPYEMSVPMLITSPTWENGKDFNSADLIDPEMPDYHGRNSKIHLAPFGEWMRGYDRIPFVKKIMEAEGAGFFAPSEERSLLRSRKGLFRVLICFEDVFGFLARFFVKMGAQFFVNTTNDGWAYQLGLNPAHWQHFAASLLTAVSVRRPIARAANTGVTGIIHINGRWEGNIGDYEAGYYVGRVEIPPASLQTSYVKVGYLFPYFVFFVMIVMLGGGLWYARR from the coding sequence ATGTCCCGTCAGATGAGGCTTTTTTCACATCTGGTATGGTTGGGCTGGAGTGTGGCGTTTACTTTGTGTTTTCCTCCCTTTCATTTAGGGTATATAGCATGGGTGGTATTTGTTCCTGTCTTGGTGCTTCTCTATACGCATTTTCGTGCTCAATTGGTTGTAGCTTTTTGGTATAGCCTTCTTTTTTTTGTCTTGAGTTTGTTTTGGCTTTCTGGCTTTTGGGCACCGGCTATTGTTGTGGTACCTTTCTTTTATGCCTGTATTCTGGCAGTAGCTTTCTATCTCATTGGGTGGATGGGCCATCGTTATCCTCGATGGCGATGGCTCTCTACCCCGGTTATTTGGGTTGGTTTTGAGCTTTTTCGTAGCGTGGGTTTTCATGGGTTTCCCTGGAATCTTTTAGGACATACGCAGTGGCATATACCTATTCTTGTACAAACAGCAGATCTGTGGGGAGTGTATGGACTGAGTTTTGTAATTATGCTGGTAAATGCTCTTCTCACAGAATGGGTTGTGTACATAAAAGAAAATGGAGAAATTTTTTCATTTTTTTTGGAGAAAAGGTTTTTTTCAGGGTTGCTCGTCAGTATTTTTGTAGTTGTATTGGGCTATGGTAGTATCCAGCTGGCACGTTATGACCGTTATGCAAAGATGTTGCCTTCTGAAAAAATCGGAATGATTCAACCGAATATTGGTAGTCGTGATCCCTGGTGGGAAAATCTTTACGACTACATTGGGTTAATGTGGCGTCTCAATGCGGAGGCTGCTCTCCAGAAACCCGATATGATCATCTGGTCTGAAACGATGATCCGTCATTATCTCTGGTATTATCTTGAAACAAAACCTACCAATGTGTGGTATAACCAGATTAATCTTCGTGTTTTGAATTGGCCTTATGAGATGTCTGTTCCTATGCTGATCACCAGTCCAACATGGGAAAACGGCAAAGATTTTAATTCTGCTGATCTTATTGATCCTGAAATGCCTGATTACCACGGAAGAAACAGCAAGATTCATCTGGCTCCATTTGGAGAGTGGATGAGGGGATACGATCGTATTCCTTTTGTCAAAAAGATCATGGAAGCCGAAGGGGCTGGTTTTTTTGCTCCCTCAGAGGAAAGATCTCTTCTTCGAAGTCGTAAAGGGCTTTTTCGTGTGCTTATTTGTTTTGAAGATGTTTTTGGTTTTCTGGCAAGGTTTTTTGTAAAAATGGGGGCTCAGTTTTTTGTCAATACTACCAATGATGGATGGGCTTATCAGCTTGGTCTTAATCCTGCCCATTGGCAACATTTTGCGGCTTCGCTTCTCACCGCGGTAAGTGTTCGGCGCCCCATTGCACGGGCTGCCAATACAGGGGTAACAGGGATTATTCATATCAATGGGCGATGGGAAGGAAATATTGGTGACTATGAGGCAGGATATTATGTTGGCAGGGTAGAGATTCCGCCTGCATCTCTTCAGACTTCGTATGTCAAGGTGGGATATCTTTTCCCTTACTTTGTGTTTTTTGTGATGATAGTTATGCTTGGAGGAGGCTTGTGGTATGCCAGACGATAA
- a CDS encoding methyltransferase family protein — protein sequence MKWIIVGLFSVLVMGRWYFKVKSHSIFDSYKGKEPFLLVLYRILLGLLQAIVTVMYLFEWSLLWMTHPVVPLTEWLGIGMSCFAIGLIFWAHAALGENFSPSLGKAYRLVQEGPYRYIRHPIYVGYIGLFLAVDLMTGWWLMALLGELILLSLVLWRLPLEEGYLEETFQDAYHSYARRTKRFLPGIF from the coding sequence ATGAAGTGGATAATTGTGGGACTTTTTTCTGTATTGGTCATGGGAAGATGGTACTTCAAAGTAAAAAGTCATTCTATTTTTGATAGTTATAAGGGCAAAGAACCTTTTTTGCTCGTTTTGTATCGTATCCTGTTAGGTCTTTTACAAGCTATCGTGACAGTCATGTATCTGTTTGAATGGAGTTTGCTATGGATGACTCATCCTGTTGTACCATTGACGGAGTGGCTGGGAATAGGAATGAGTTGTTTTGCGATTGGTCTTATTTTTTGGGCTCATGCCGCTCTGGGAGAAAATTTCAGCCCTTCTCTTGGAAAGGCTTATCGTCTTGTGCAAGAAGGTCCCTACCGGTATATTCGTCATCCCATTTATGTGGGATATATTGGACTTTTTTTGGCAGTTGATCTGATGACAGGATGGTGGTTGATGGCGCTTTTGGGAGAACTTATTTTGCTTTCTCTGGTGTTATGGCGCCTCCCTCTTGAAGAAGGGTATCTTGAGGAAACCTTTCAGGATGCGTACCATTCGTATGCGAGACGCACGAAACGATTTTTGCCGGGCATTTTTTGA
- a CDS encoding HD domain-containing phosphohydrolase → MANHSHLSKAALGDSYGLDVLGKFRDLVHLSQLVRQVVKQQLQREAEIFLWVDHLDVYRDWEREDVMVISRENPIVTYLALENRLISTREKRVKAFFEEAPELRTLFETEKIYYLLSIVHQYTLLGFVAFKEDDRAFTPEEKKFCRLLQDTLKQYVYTGIIMERRLQEMLGLNYFTSELSRCANVPEVYRRFFELLESLLPVSAGVFYQYDEFRQVLFPVAALGVQEVKELMKGEGISWFVLEKKKPLLVNDVVHQPFLVEKQEREQFLRDAIMVLPLIQDEKMWGVLSFARYDGEYGAFSSDHLYLGRILSQILVTVLASKFYYERLEHNYFDTIKALTQALEAKDSYTRGHSERVLQYVTWIAEELQLSKTTLRNLQFAALLHDIGKIGIDEYIIRKKSKLTEEEYDQIKHHPEIGDHILANVDFLKEAREYVHYHHEKLDGSGYYGKRAGEFPWETTLVTLADMFDALTSERPYRQPLSYEEALAILREEIGITFEQRVYEAFVQTLKKRNLLAENVR, encoded by the coding sequence ATGGCAAATCATAGCCATCTTTCAAAGGCTGCGCTTGGTGATAGTTATGGACTCGATGTTCTGGGAAAGTTTCGGGATCTCGTTCATCTTTCTCAGCTTGTGCGACAGGTGGTGAAACAACAACTTCAGAGAGAGGCAGAGATTTTTTTGTGGGTTGATCATCTTGATGTTTACCGGGATTGGGAACGTGAAGATGTGATGGTAATCTCAAGGGAGAATCCGATAGTAACGTATCTTGCACTTGAGAATCGACTTATTTCTACAAGAGAAAAGAGAGTAAAAGCATTTTTTGAAGAGGCACCAGAGCTTAGGACTTTGTTTGAAACGGAAAAGATTTATTATCTTTTGTCAATAGTTCATCAGTATACGCTGCTTGGTTTTGTCGCTTTTAAGGAAGATGACAGGGCTTTTACCCCCGAGGAAAAAAAGTTTTGTCGATTGTTGCAGGATACTTTGAAACAGTATGTCTATACTGGAATTATTATGGAGAGACGACTCCAGGAAATGCTCGGGTTAAACTATTTTACAAGTGAGTTGTCTCGCTGTGCTAATGTTCCAGAGGTTTATCGTCGTTTTTTTGAGCTTTTGGAGAGTTTGTTGCCTGTTTCTGCTGGTGTTTTCTACCAGTATGATGAGTTTCGTCAGGTGCTGTTCCCTGTAGCAGCTCTGGGAGTACAAGAGGTCAAAGAGCTCATGAAAGGTGAGGGTATATCGTGGTTTGTACTGGAGAAAAAAAAACCGCTTCTTGTGAATGATGTGGTTCATCAGCCGTTTTTGGTAGAAAAACAGGAACGTGAACAGTTTCTTCGTGATGCGATCATGGTTTTACCCCTGATTCAGGATGAAAAAATGTGGGGTGTGCTGTCATTTGCTCGTTATGATGGAGAATACGGTGCTTTTTCTTCTGATCATCTCTATCTGGGAAGAATTTTATCCCAGATCCTTGTCACTGTTTTAGCAAGTAAGTTTTACTATGAGCGTCTTGAACATAACTACTTTGATACTATCAAGGCTCTTACTCAGGCACTAGAGGCAAAAGATAGCTATACGCGGGGACATTCAGAAAGGGTTTTACAGTATGTAACATGGATTGCTGAAGAGCTTCAGCTCTCCAAAACTACACTCCGTAATCTTCAATTTGCCGCTTTGCTCCATGATATAGGTAAAATTGGTATTGATGAGTATATCATACGCAAAAAAAGTAAACTCACCGAGGAAGAATACGACCAGATCAAGCATCACCCGGAAATAGGGGATCATATTCTGGCCAATGTCGATTTTTTGAAAGAAGCCAGAGAGTATGTTCATTATCACCATGAGAAACTTGATGGGTCTGGCTATTATGGTAAGCGTGCAGGTGAGTTTCCCTGGGAAACCACTCTCGTCACCCTCGCAGACATGTTTGATGCTCTTACGAGTGAAAGACCCTATCGCCAACCCCTCTCATATGAAGAGGCTCTTGCAATTTTGAGAGAAGAGATTGGGATTACTTTTGAACAACGCGTCTATGAGGCTTTTGTTCAGACACTTAAAAAGCGAAACCTCCTCGCTGAGAATGTGAGATAA
- a CDS encoding ATP phosphoribosyltransferase regulatory subunit, which produces MPDDKRHHLTMLLAEAEGYSPGLPDGVFFLEEKSPIVNLGQQLCARVESHGYKRVFPPLFEFYDTYAGGGATDVSRRCFSFKDKDGSLLALRYDMTTPIARMVAQRYKPEDLPLRLYYYGDVFREQPFHQGKPRQIRQLGVELIGNAGVSSDGEVVSMACQLLSQLDTSYLLVIGDIRIYRALLTSLELSPYEREAVHRCFLLKDETSLRTILADISLPPKVSEQLFSLMQAVVKLENERQLKKMLELFEEEGEIVLGYLLALREILSQEQRKHVLIDLGMVKDLGYYSSLILEGYVSKSGYPVCHGGRYDGLYAAFGKNFPAVGWALDLSYTFRYL; this is translated from the coding sequence ATGCCAGACGATAAAAGACACCATCTCACCATGCTTCTTGCAGAGGCAGAGGGGTACTCTCCAGGGCTTCCTGATGGAGTGTTTTTCCTCGAAGAAAAAAGTCCTATCGTGAATCTGGGACAACAGCTCTGTGCTCGTGTAGAAAGTCATGGATATAAAAGAGTTTTTCCCCCTCTTTTTGAGTTTTATGATACGTATGCAGGAGGGGGTGCAACAGATGTCTCTCGGCGGTGTTTTTCTTTCAAAGATAAAGATGGTTCTCTTCTTGCTCTCCGTTATGATATGACAACACCTATTGCTCGCATGGTGGCTCAGCGATATAAACCAGAGGATCTTCCTCTTCGGTTGTATTACTACGGTGATGTCTTTCGTGAGCAGCCTTTTCATCAAGGAAAGCCGCGCCAAATTCGTCAGCTTGGTGTTGAGCTTATTGGGAATGCTGGGGTTTCCTCTGATGGTGAGGTGGTTAGTATGGCCTGTCAGCTTCTTTCTCAGCTGGATACCTCCTATTTATTGGTAATAGGGGATATTCGTATTTATCGAGCTCTTCTGACATCGCTTGAGCTTTCCCCGTATGAAAGAGAGGCCGTTCATCGATGTTTTCTCCTCAAAGATGAAACATCGTTACGAACAATTTTAGCAGATATCTCTCTACCTCCAAAAGTTTCCGAACAGCTGTTTTCTCTGATGCAAGCGGTAGTAAAACTAGAAAATGAAAGGCAGTTGAAAAAGATGCTTGAGTTATTTGAAGAGGAGGGAGAGATTGTTTTAGGGTATCTTCTTGCCCTGAGAGAGATCCTGTCTCAAGAACAAAGGAAACACGTTCTCATTGATCTTGGAATGGTAAAAGATCTCGGCTATTACAGTTCCTTAATTCTTGAGGGTTATGTTTCAAAAAGCGGTTACCCTGTTTGTCATGGTGGAAGATATGATGGACTGTATGCTGCTTTTGGCAAGAATTTTCCGGCTGTGGGATGGGCTTTAGATTTGAGTTATACATTCCGTTATTTATAG
- a CDS encoding septal ring lytic transglycosylase RlpA family protein: MKSRLFVILSMIVSITWGQQFPKYLYGVASWYGEEFAGKKTASGATYDPEQYTAAHRTLPFGTLIEVENLENGKKVQVTVNDRGPFVDDRILDVSKKAAEDLGFVQKGTAYVKVTIIRLGDEQPTNTSLPTNTTNSSYPQPTSMLIITNYVTNQVLTTNYTNLAVEKAIVVPYEEKPVTTPIANPSFILDEPEEIFVPALRQKTSNISSGPSSLKTQTNTPSEPQIIFSDILLPEERVIPLETKPVVAKTNEVSPSFKEELRVSPQEKLKPGERYVIQVGAFTRQDNAIKLYQKLRDMGLPAFTSEVEVHMTRYIRVRVGYYNSREEAQRVLNRLYAENLNPLLIKVSQ, from the coding sequence ATGAAAAGTCGGCTTTTTGTCATCTTGAGTATGATAGTCAGTATAACCTGGGGACAACAGTTTCCCAAATACCTTTATGGAGTTGCCTCCTGGTACGGAGAAGAGTTTGCCGGTAAAAAAACTGCCAGTGGTGCAACATATGATCCCGAACAGTATACCGCTGCACATAGAACACTCCCCTTTGGTACGCTCATTGAGGTGGAAAATCTCGAAAACGGGAAAAAAGTACAGGTGACCGTTAATGACAGGGGTCCTTTTGTTGACGACCGTATCCTTGATGTTTCGAAAAAAGCAGCTGAAGATCTGGGGTTTGTTCAAAAAGGCACTGCCTACGTCAAAGTAACCATTATTCGCTTAGGAGACGAGCAGCCAACCAATACTTCTCTACCAACCAACACCACAAATAGTTCCTATCCCCAACCAACCTCAATGCTTATTATAACTAACTATGTTACCAATCAGGTCTTGACAACAAATTACACGAATCTTGCTGTTGAGAAGGCAATTGTTGTTCCCTATGAAGAGAAACCTGTAACTACTCCCATAGCAAATCCCTCGTTCATTCTAGATGAACCTGAGGAGATTTTTGTGCCTGCTTTGAGACAAAAAACATCAAACATATCTTCTGGCCCTTCTTCACTCAAAACCCAAACAAACACCCCCTCAGAGCCACAGATTATCTTCAGTGATATTCTTCTTCCTGAAGAAAGGGTTATCCCCCTCGAAACAAAACCTGTAGTTGCAAAAACAAACGAGGTTTCTCCCTCTTTCAAGGAAGAACTCCGTGTTTCTCCTCAGGAAAAACTCAAACCAGGTGAAAGATACGTTATTCAAGTAGGGGCATTTACCAGACAAGATAACGCTATCAAACTCTATCAGAAACTGAGAGATATGGGTCTGCCTGCCTTCACTTCGGAGGTAGAAGTCCATATGACTCGCTACATCCGGGTGCGAGTAGGATACTATAACTCTCGTGAAGAGGCTCAACGAGTCCTCAACCGTCTCTATGCAGAAAACCTTAATCCTCTTCTCATTAAAGTTTCACAATAA
- a CDS encoding PilZ domain-containing protein yields the protein MAFNKLEEAGMPLRPTRIKVSIRAVYNYKGCEGEGTIVDISTGGLAMEVKQIFVPGDLLRIRFRLEGVSSTEIDTWGIVRSVNGTLLGIKFEEVSNENLEKIDKYVTSLLAQKGLPERESYEG from the coding sequence ATGGCTTTTAATAAACTCGAGGAGGCAGGTATGCCCTTGAGACCAACACGTATCAAGGTATCTATTCGTGCAGTTTATAATTACAAAGGATGTGAAGGTGAAGGGACAATTGTAGATATTTCTACAGGCGGACTGGCCATGGAGGTAAAGCAGATTTTTGTACCGGGGGATCTTTTGCGGATACGTTTTCGCCTTGAGGGAGTGAGTTCCACCGAGATCGACACATGGGGTATTGTTCGGTCGGTGAATGGTACTTTGTTGGGGATCAAGTTTGAAGAGGTCTCTAACGAGAACCTTGAAAAGATTGATAAGTATGTTACCTCGCTTCTTGCTCAAAAGGGGTTGCCTGAAAGAGAGTCTTACGAAGGTTAA
- the xseB gene encoding exodeoxyribonuclease VII small subunit: MARKTQENESFEDKLRQLEDLVSQIEDPACPLEKAIDLCAQGMKLYTELSERLSKLERKIYEVKNLKALAEGKETSPDLELFPSKAEKTDVDEGESDYGF, encoded by the coding sequence ATGGCTCGTAAAACTCAAGAGAATGAAAGTTTTGAGGACAAACTTCGTCAACTGGAAGATCTGGTTTCCCAGATAGAGGATCCAGCTTGTCCTCTTGAAAAGGCCATAGATCTCTGTGCTCAGGGCATGAAACTGTACACCGAGCTGAGTGAGAGGTTGTCCAAGCTTGAAAGAAAAATCTATGAGGTGAAAAATCTGAAGGCGTTAGCAGAAGGAAAAGAAACTTCACCTGATCTGGAGCTTTTCCCTTCTAAGGCTGAGAAAACAGATGTTGATGAAGGAGAGAGTGATTATGGCTTTTAA
- a CDS encoding alpha/beta hydrolase, with the protein MRKMVVFLGILVLFGCEVREETSDKLTELFRNLDSEGSKVSVYQSWASAQQLPLIEKGKITFVLWDEKAEKVILESPLVKNKDKKLQMKRYKNTGLFYVSLALANEEIVDYSFIRFGSQSPNGRRIQDPHHPFIAYTKPIRSRVIMPGVKKGQLIISRIEPQNGLAARRIFIYLPSDYNLTTNRYPVIYMQDGQNLWDSPQANFGGWKVDTTLDRLIAQGKIDPVIVVGIENSSARAEEYVGFSAYYLCRFLCLLPMERTVSYQ; encoded by the coding sequence ATGCGGAAAATGGTTGTTTTTTTGGGGATATTGGTGCTATTTGGATGTGAGGTAAGAGAGGAGACTTCTGACAAACTTACAGAACTTTTTCGTAACCTGGATAGTGAAGGAAGTAAGGTTTCTGTCTACCAGTCCTGGGCTTCTGCACAACAGCTCCCATTGATAGAAAAGGGGAAAATCACCTTTGTCCTCTGGGATGAAAAGGCAGAAAAAGTGATTCTCGAATCTCCGCTTGTGAAGAATAAAGACAAAAAGCTCCAGATGAAGCGTTACAAGAATACCGGCTTATTTTATGTTTCTCTTGCCCTTGCAAATGAAGAGATTGTGGATTACAGTTTTATCAGGTTTGGTAGTCAATCTCCAAATGGTCGACGCATCCAGGATCCGCATCATCCTTTCATTGCGTATACGAAACCAATAAGGAGTCGTGTGATCATGCCAGGGGTAAAAAAAGGACAGCTTATTATTTCTCGTATAGAACCGCAAAATGGCCTTGCAGCCCGCAGGATATTTATCTATCTTCCCTCGGATTATAATCTGACAACCAATCGGTATCCTGTGATTTACATGCAGGATGGGCAGAACCTGTGGGACAGCCCTCAAGCCAATTTTGGCGGGTGGAAGGTAGATACAACGCTGGATCGTCTTATAGCTCAGGGGAAAATAGATCCGGTGATTGTGGTAGGTATAGAAAACTCCTCAGCACGAGCGGAAGAGTATGTAGGTTTCTCTGCCTACTACCTATGTAGGTTTCTCTGCCTACTACCAATGGAAAGAACCGTATCCTACCAATGA
- a CDS encoding chitobiase/beta-hexosaminidase C-terminal domain-containing protein yields MKRIVGLVLFGLVMVTLGCALLFKTVATPTFSPGSGEYTNSVTVTVSCDTPDAIIYINRSVNFYSNANLSLPPAVTVTDEWTEYTGPLTFRTNSTYVAVRIVLSAYAEKEGLQTSATNSATYILRK; encoded by the coding sequence ATGAAAAGAATTGTAGGACTGGTTCTGTTTGGTTTGGTTATGGTGACTTTGGGGTGTGCTCTTCTTTTTAAGACGGTAGCTACTCCGACTTTTTCCCCAGGGTCTGGTGAATACACAAATAGTGTGACGGTAACGGTTTCATGTGATACACCGGATGCGATCATTTACATCAACCGGTCGGTAAATTTTTATAGCAATGCAAACCTCAGTCTTCCCCCTGCGGTTACAGTTACCGATGAATGGACAGAATACACCGGTCCCTTAACCTTCCGGACCAATAGTACGTATGTTGCCGTTCGGATAGTTCTCTCTGCCTACGCTGAGAAAGAAGGGTTGCAAACGTCCGCTACTAACTCAGCCACCTACATCCTGAGAAAGTGA
- a CDS encoding transposase — translation MREYVKRGKRDLPGKQSTHKGNGFYESLKTAFGELTAIRVPRTRDNGFKSALLPYRKRITEDLDALIRAMLISGMSTRKIAEVLKELYEIKISYANISG, via the coding sequence ATTAGAGAGTATGTTAAAAGAGGAAAGAGAGATTTACCTGGAAAACAATCCACCCACAAAGGCAATGGCTTTTACGAAAGTTTAAAGACAGCTTTTGGCGAGCTTACAGCCATACGTGTTCCAAGAACAAGGGATAATGGATTTAAAAGTGCCCTTCTTCCCTATCGCAAGCGCATCACAGAAGACTTAGATGCATTAATCAGGGCTATGTTGATATCAGGAATGTCAACAAGGAAGATAGCAGAAGTTTTAAAAGAGCTTTATGAAATAAAGATTTCTTATGCTAACATCTCAGGATAA
- a CDS encoding GGDEF domain-containing protein, protein MMMTSEFLLWLFGGLVVVLTGVLFCLGIGYFRLRQQIENQKVILTAINASEDIGYILSEILSLMYKVLQIPVAHALVTIAEETQLRILYPTKLEEGKIYHFFSSLSRSEMYQFLLQCISLTKNIFASRVLGSTKEVSLESLALFQRFQDYKNGEYLFLIIPIYDKEIAGLIVLEAESHHLFGYKNAKRLQKIMPLLNVAFSRVLLLWNLRQQSITDPLTGMLNKRQFVLMAEKLFSLSKRKEHPFALAILDIDNFKHINDSYGHHVGDIILKDIAELMMQQSRKSDYLFRIGGDEFCVLFSDIPSIEEIRVYSDRIYEAVKNYDQHKPNIVKEPITVSFGWAIEKNAENWVEVFEKADRHMYEQKRKHHENHWYS, encoded by the coding sequence ATGATGATGACATCAGAGTTTCTGTTGTGGCTTTTTGGAGGACTGGTCGTTGTTTTGACGGGAGTCTTGTTTTGTTTAGGGATTGGGTATTTTCGCCTTCGTCAACAAATTGAAAACCAAAAGGTAATCCTCACAGCTATCAATGCGAGTGAAGATATTGGTTACATTCTCTCAGAAATTCTTTCTCTGATGTATAAAGTCCTCCAGATACCTGTGGCTCATGCTCTCGTAACTATCGCAGAAGAAACTCAGCTTCGTATCCTCTATCCAACAAAATTAGAAGAAGGAAAAATCTACCATTTTTTTTCCTCTCTGAGTCGAAGTGAAATGTACCAATTTCTCCTTCAGTGCATTTCTCTTACAAAAAATATCTTTGCTTCCAGGGTATTAGGTTCTACAAAAGAGGTTTCTCTTGAATCGCTAGCTCTTTTTCAGCGTTTTCAAGATTACAAAAATGGGGAGTATTTGTTCCTTATTATTCCAATTTACGACAAAGAAATAGCAGGTCTAATTGTTTTAGAGGCAGAGAGTCACCATCTTTTTGGGTATAAAAATGCGAAACGACTTCAAAAGATTATGCCTCTTTTGAATGTGGCTTTTTCACGAGTTCTTCTTTTGTGGAATCTTCGTCAACAATCGATTACCGATCCTCTCACCGGGATGCTTAATAAACGTCAATTTGTCTTGATGGCAGAAAAACTTTTTTCATTATCCAAGAGAAAAGAACATCCTTTTGCCCTGGCTATTCTGGATATTGACAATTTCAAACATATTAATGATTCTTATGGGCATCATGTAGGGGATATTATTTTGAAGGATATAGCAGAACTTATGATGCAGCAATCCCGAAAGTCGGATTATCTTTTTCGTATAGGGGGAGATGAATTTTGTGTTTTGTTTTCAGATATCCCCAGTATAGAAGAGATTCGTGTGTATAGTGATCGTATTTACGAAGCGGTGAAAAACTATGACCAACACAAACCAAATATAGTCAAAGAACCTATCACCGTGAGTTTTGGGTGGGCTATTGAAAAAAATGCGGAAAATTGGGTGGAGGTTTTTGAAAAAGCAGATAGACACATGTACGAACAAAAGAGGAAACACCATGAAAATCATTGGTATTCGTGA
- a CDS encoding alpha/beta hydrolase-fold protein, translating to MPTTYVGFSAYYQWKEPYPTNEQAKVISYAERYRDFVVKELIPWVEKQYRVLPEKRIVAGSSFGAGVSLYLAFSHPDVFWGVGAFSFGNYKSDDVNRGIRRVPQVQPYLSDHLPLTKKPKIYLDCGGRGIDVIFVEAARRLHQDLLQKGWKEGTNYLYIEDLSADHNEVAWAKRFEGFALFFLGR from the coding sequence CTGCCTACTACCTATGTAGGTTTCTCTGCCTACTACCAATGGAAAGAACCGTATCCTACCAATGAGCAGGCAAAGGTAATCTCCTATGCTGAACGGTACCGTGATTTTGTGGTAAAGGAACTCATCCCATGGGTAGAAAAGCAATACAGGGTACTTCCTGAAAAGCGTATAGTAGCAGGTTCCAGTTTTGGAGCAGGAGTTTCATTGTATCTCGCTTTCTCCCATCCAGATGTTTTCTGGGGAGTAGGAGCATTTTCTTTTGGGAACTACAAGTCTGATGATGTTAACCGAGGGATCCGTCGTGTGCCTCAGGTGCAGCCCTATCTCTCCGATCATCTGCCTCTTACCAAAAAACCAAAAATATATCTGGACTGTGGTGGAAGAGGAATTGATGTGATTTTTGTAGAAGCAGCAAGGCGTCTCCATCAAGATCTTCTCCAAAAAGGATGGAAAGAAGGAACAAATTACCTCTACATTGAAGATCTCTCTGCTGATCACAATGAGGTTGCGTGGGCAAAACGTTTTGAGGGATTTGCTCTGTTTTTTTTGGGGAGGTAG